A region of Phalacrocorax carbo chromosome 7, bPhaCar2.1, whole genome shotgun sequence DNA encodes the following proteins:
- the SAG gene encoding S-arrestin isoform X1, with protein MSCPESQKTGTSGKNASSPQKQVIFKKSTRDKALTIYLGKRDFIDNIGDVEPVDGVVLVDPAIIKGKKVYVSLTCAFRYGQEDIDVIGLTFRRDLFFSRVQVYPPDDKPESLSHLQESLLKKLGKNAYPFFFTFPDYLPCSVCLQPAPHDVDKSCGVDFEVKAFSTENVEERIHKRNAARLLIRKVQYAPEKPGPQPCAETTWQFFMSNKPLHLKACLSKEVYYHGEPISVTITINNSTEKTVKKIKVQVEQVANVVLYSSDHYTKVVAAEEAQEKVQPNSSLTKTLTLLPLLANNRETREIALDGKLKDEDTNLASSTIIKDGVDKTVMGILVSYKVKVKLTVPGMLGDLTSSEVGTELPFRLMHPKPEEKNPAVKQSWYFRSLLVNS; from the exons ATGAGCTGCCCTGAGTCTCAGAAGACTGGGACGAGTGGAAAGAATGCTAGTTCTCCTCAAAAACAAGTTATCTTCAAAAAAAGCACTCGTGACAAAGCT CTGACCATCTACCTGGGAAAGCGGGACTTCATTGACAACATAGGGGATGTGGAACCTGTAG aTGGTGTTGTATTGGTGGATCCTGCAATtatcaaggggaaaaaag TGTATGTGTCCCTGACCTGTGCTTTCCGGTATGGCCAGGAAGACATTGATGTGATTGGCCTCACCTTCCGACGGGACCTGTTCTTCTCTAGGGTCCAAGTGTACCCGCCTGATGACAAGCCAGAGTCTCTCTCCCACTTGCAGGAATCTCTGCTAAAGAAGCTGGGGAAAAATGCTTATCcctttttctttaca TTTCCAGATTACCTGCCTTGTTCAGTCTGTCTGCAGCCTGCACCTCATGATGTTGATAAG AGCTGTGGTGTGGACTTTGAAGTGAAAGCTTTCTCAACAGAGAATGTGGAAGAGAGAATTCATAAGAG gaacGCTGCACGTCTGCTGATCCGTAAGGTGCAATATGCTCCAGAAAAGCCAGGACCCCAACCTTGTGCAGAGACCACCTGGCAGTTCTTCATGTCCAACAAGCCATTACACTTGAAAGCTTGCCTCAGTAAAGAG GTGTACTACCATGGCGAGCCCATTTCAGTCACTATCACCATCAAcaacagcacagagaaaacagtgaagaaGATCAAAGTCCAGG TGGAGCAAGTCGCCAACGTGGTTTTGTACTCCAGTGACCACTATACAAAAGTGGTAGCTGCTGAGGAAGCACA ggaaaaggTACAGCCAAACAGCAGCCTGACCAAGACATTGACACTTTTGCCCTTGCTAGCAAATAACCGGGAGACCCGGGAAATAGCTCTGGATGGAAAGCTAAAGGATGAGGACACCAACTTGGCTTCTAGTACCAT TATTAAGGATGGAGTAGACAAGACAGTGATGGGGATTCTGGTTTCCTACAAGGTCAAAGTGAAGCTCACTGTTCCAGG caTGCTGGGAGACCTCACCTCCAG TGAAGTGGGCACAGAGCTGCCGTTCCGTCTCATGCATCCCAAACCTGAGGAAAAGAACCCAGCAG tgaAGCAGAGCTGGTATTTCAGGAGTTTGCTCGTCAACAGCTAA
- the SAG gene encoding S-arrestin isoform X2: protein MSCPESQKTGTSGKNASSPQKQVIFKKSTRDKALTIYLGKRDFIDNIGDVEPVDGVVLVDPAIIKGKKVYVSLTCAFRYGQEDIDVIGLTFRRDLFFSRVQVYPPDDKPESLSHLQESLLKKLGKNAYPFFFTFPDYLPCSVCLQPAPHDVDKSCGVDFEVKAFSTENVEERIHKRNAARLLIRKVQYAPEKPGPQPCAETTWQFFMSNKPLHLKACLSKEVYYHGEPISVTITINNSTEKTVKKIKVQVEQVANVVLYSSDHYTKVVAAEEAQEKVQPNSSLTKTLTLLPLLANNRETREIALDGKLKDEDTNLASSTIIKDGVDKTVMGILVSYKVKVKLTVPGMLGDLTSSEVGTELPFRLMHPKPEEKNPAGKDDEAELVFQEFARQQLKDTLDDEDKNMSSTDE from the exons ATGAGCTGCCCTGAGTCTCAGAAGACTGGGACGAGTGGAAAGAATGCTAGTTCTCCTCAAAAACAAGTTATCTTCAAAAAAAGCACTCGTGACAAAGCT CTGACCATCTACCTGGGAAAGCGGGACTTCATTGACAACATAGGGGATGTGGAACCTGTAG aTGGTGTTGTATTGGTGGATCCTGCAATtatcaaggggaaaaaag TGTATGTGTCCCTGACCTGTGCTTTCCGGTATGGCCAGGAAGACATTGATGTGATTGGCCTCACCTTCCGACGGGACCTGTTCTTCTCTAGGGTCCAAGTGTACCCGCCTGATGACAAGCCAGAGTCTCTCTCCCACTTGCAGGAATCTCTGCTAAAGAAGCTGGGGAAAAATGCTTATCcctttttctttaca TTTCCAGATTACCTGCCTTGTTCAGTCTGTCTGCAGCCTGCACCTCATGATGTTGATAAG AGCTGTGGTGTGGACTTTGAAGTGAAAGCTTTCTCAACAGAGAATGTGGAAGAGAGAATTCATAAGAG gaacGCTGCACGTCTGCTGATCCGTAAGGTGCAATATGCTCCAGAAAAGCCAGGACCCCAACCTTGTGCAGAGACCACCTGGCAGTTCTTCATGTCCAACAAGCCATTACACTTGAAAGCTTGCCTCAGTAAAGAG GTGTACTACCATGGCGAGCCCATTTCAGTCACTATCACCATCAAcaacagcacagagaaaacagtgaagaaGATCAAAGTCCAGG TGGAGCAAGTCGCCAACGTGGTTTTGTACTCCAGTGACCACTATACAAAAGTGGTAGCTGCTGAGGAAGCACA ggaaaaggTACAGCCAAACAGCAGCCTGACCAAGACATTGACACTTTTGCCCTTGCTAGCAAATAACCGGGAGACCCGGGAAATAGCTCTGGATGGAAAGCTAAAGGATGAGGACACCAACTTGGCTTCTAGTACCAT TATTAAGGATGGAGTAGACAAGACAGTGATGGGGATTCTGGTTTCCTACAAGGTCAAAGTGAAGCTCACTGTTCCAGG caTGCTGGGAGACCTCACCTCCAG TGAAGTGGGCACAGAGCTGCCGTTCCGTCTCATGCATCCCAAACCTGAGGAAAAGAACCCAGCAG GGAAGGATGA tgaAGCAGAGCTGGTATTTCAGGAGTTTGCTCGTCAACAGCTAAAAGATACCCTTGATGATGAAGACAAGAATATGTCCTCAACTGATGAGTGA